TTATTGACGGACGTATAGTGACCCCATCAGAAGGCGTGTCCAGCAGTTTCTTAAAGCCCCGTACCGCGGTTGCATTGGCTTGCCTTTGCTCCGTGGCGGGGCTTTTTACGATTTACCCCACGGCCCGCCAACTGCTGCTGCTTTGGGGAAATGACGATCTGAAGAGCATGGGCGCTGTCGTGCCCCTGATTTCGATGGCGCTCATTCTTCGCGTCTGGCGCCGGCTCGGTTGGGAAACGGAAGGCTCCTGGTGGGGCTTTGCGATGCTCGCCGTCACGGTCGCGCTGGTCTATATCCAGTCGCAGACGCTCTTCGTGGTCATGGTGAACAAGCACTGGCTGGTGCAGTTGCCGCCGTTCCCGGTGGTGGCAATTGCCTATACAGCCAGCATGGTGCTGCTTTTCGGCGGTTGGCGCCTGCTGCGTGAGGCGTGGTTCCCGGTGCTTTTCATGGGGGCCGTGATCCCTATTCCGCAGAGCTTCACGAACCTCGTCGACCTTCCGCTGCAGCATGCGTCCGCCACGGTGGCGCGCGGCTTCGCCCACCTGCTCGGCGAGCAGCTTACGCAGGACCGTCTGCGCCTCATGTTCACGCCGGAGTATGGCATGTTCATCGCGCCGGGCTGCAACGGCATTCGCGGCGCGATCACGCTGGGCATGGCCGCGCTCGTCGTCGGCTATCTGTATCGCTTCCGCTGGTGGGTTTTCGCGCCGGTCGTCGCGGGCGCCGTGCTGCTCGGCTATCTCTTCAACTTCCTGCGACTCTGCCTGCTCGTCGTGTACTACAAGCTGACGCTGCAGCTTCCGTGGTTCCAGGTGCGCGCCAAGCAGGGCGACTACGTCATTGGCGGCGTGCTCTTCGTCTGCGCGCTCCTTATCTTCTTCGCTCTGGCGAACAAGCTGCGCCGCGATCCCGCCGATACGCTGCCGCCCATCGCTGATCAGCCGGTTCGGCGCCCGACGCATGCTCGCGCGTACCTCGCGCGCGTTGCGGTGGTGCTGGTGCTGGCAGCGATCTTCGCGGGCGACACGGTCCACGTGATCCGCGCCGAGAAACTGAATACCATGCAGGTGGACGCCGCTCCGCTCCCCGACCAGCTCGGCAACTGGCACAAAGTGCGTCAGTGGGACGATCGCCTTGTCACCGGCTGGATCGTTTACACCTGGGCGGAGTACCAATCGCCCGATCTGGCACAAAAAGTTGCGCTCGGTGTTTCGCCGCGTCTCAGCCAGCATGACGCTGAGATTTGCCACCTCGCGCGGGGTGAAGATCCTACCTGGCACGGCCACCGCGACATCCCCACGCCGCAGGGCGTGGTCGCGGTCAGCGAGGCCATGTACAACAACGGCGCGCTGCAGTGGCTGGAGGCCGCCTCGGTCTGCCAGAACGGCCGTTGTGAGCAGTATTCCGGGGAAAATCAGCATGTGACCATGGTGGTGGCGCCCCCCGAAGGGCGGCTCCCGATGCAGTCTTCGCGCGGCCCCGTGCCGGTGCTGCTGCGGGTGGAAACTACCGATAGCATGACGCCTGTCGAGCAGATGCGGCCTCGTCTGGACGCCGCTCTGACGGCCTTTCTGGGCCAGGCGAAGTTGGGTGACACGGCGATGCCGTATGGTCATCGGCAGTAATAACGCAGGTTCAGTTTCCCGCTGTCGCGTCTGGTCGCCTATAATCAAGACTCCACTCGTGGGCAGGTTTTAGCGACTGTTGGCGGCGGGTTTCATCTTGTTTCATCGAGCAGTGAGGGTGTGGTCATCTTTTCCGGAAAGCCTGTGAGCGCGAGCGCTCCGAACCGTACTTCTGAAGCTGTGCGCACGCGCTCCAGCCGCATCCTCTCGACGCTGCTTGCGCCGTGTCTGGCGTTCGCCGTTATGGCAAATGCCCCGGCAGCGTCCGAAGCTCAGGTCCGCGCGACTCCGCAGTTCACCGCGGCCAGCGCACCGCAGATTCTTTGCCCCACGCAGGTCGTGGGCAATCGCCGTATCCCTCGTGAATCCGTGCTTGCGCGTCTATTCTCGCGTCCCGGCGATCAGTACGATCCCGCGATGGTGGAGCGTGACTTCAACTCGCTCTGGAACACCGGCTACTTCGAAGATGTGCGCATCGAGCGCGTAGACGATCCCAACTGCGTGCAGATGATCGTTTACGTCCGCGAAAAGCCCACCATCCGCGAGATCAACTACAAGGGCCTCAACGCCGTCAGCGTTTCCGACGTGCTCGAGCGCTTCAAGAAGGCCAAGGTTGGCCTTTCGGTGGAGAGCCAGTATGACCCTACGCGTGTGAAGCGCGCTGAAGTCGTGCTGAAGGAACTGCTCGGCGAACACGGCCATCAGTTCGCCATCATCCGCACCGAAATCAAGACCATTCCGCCCGCTGCCGTGGCCCTCACCTTCAACGTGAAGGAAGGCCCGACGGTCAAGGTCGGCAAGATCCAGTTCACGGGCAACGATCACGTTCCCGCTCGCGATCTGCGCGCATCGATGCGTAACCTGAAGCCCATCGGTGTACCGCACTCCATCTTCCTCGAAGACATTCTGCCGCGCACGTATGACGCGTCGAAGCTCGACGAAGATGCCGAGCGCGTCCGCCAGGCGTACCGCGATCGCGGCTACGCGAAGGCGACCTACGGCGAGCCGGAAACGAACGTACGCAACGCGGGCGGCATCAACCCGCTCACGCTGCGCCCGTCCACCGGCAAGCGCGTCGATATCCTGATCCCGATCGAAGAAGGCGAGCGTTACCGCCTCGGCGGCATCACCTTCACCGGCAACAAGACGCTGAACAACGCCAAGGCCCTGCGCTCGCAGTTTGCCATCAAGGACGGCGACTGGTTCAACGCGACCGCATTCGGCAAGGGCCTGCAGGCTCTGCAGAAGGCTTACGGTTCCTACGGCTTCATCAACTTCGTCGGTACGCCGACTCCGCGCTTCGATGAAGCCAAGCACCTCGTCTATCTCGACATCGATATCGACGAAGGCAAGCAGTTCTACATCTCGCGCATCGAGTTCTCCGGCAACACGCTGACGCGTGACCGCGTGATCCGTCGCGAACTGATGGTGGAGGAAGGTCAGAAGTACAGCTCGCAGCTTGTCGAGTACTCGCTGCAGCGCCTCAACCAGCTCTCGTACTTCGAAAACCTCAAGGTGGATGAAGACGTCGAAACGCGCCAGAACGCAGACGCGGGCACGGTGGACCTCCTCATCAAGCTGAAGGAGAAGGGCAAGAACTCCATCGGCCTCAACGGTGGTCTCTCGGGCCAGTCTGGTTCGTTCATCGGTCTCAACTACGAGACGAACAACTTCCTCGGCTTCGGCGAAACGCTGTCGGTCAACGCCAACATCGGCGACATGTCGCGCAACCTCTCGTTCGGCTTCACGGAGCCTTACCTGCGCAACAAGCCGGTCTCGCTCGGCGTGCAGGTCTTCACGACCAAGCTCGACTACAACCCGGCGAAGAGCTACGCGATTGCCAACGGCCAGAGCGCGAACCTGACCAATCAGCAGAACTCGCTGCTCACCAACTACAACCAGTCGTCGACCGGTTTCACCATCTCCACCTCGTCGGCACTGCGTCGCTTCCTGCGCCTTTCGGGTGTATCGCGCCTCGGTCTGTCGTACTCGCTCTCGCGCTCCGGCGTGACGGCGTTCAACGACAACACGCGCAATGTGTTCTCGACCCTGGCGTTCCGTTCGGGCGTCGCTGGTCAGAACTCGCTCGACGGTATCGTGAGCTCGATCATCTCGCCGAGCTTCTCGTTCTCGACGCTGGATCGCGGCGTCGGTCCGCACTCGGGTCGTGACTTCAACATGGTCATCCAGTTCGCTGGACTCGGCGGCAACACGAAGTACGTTGCTCCCACGATCTCGTTCCGCCAGTTCTACCCGATGAAGGGGCTGCGCATTAACAAGGAAGGCCACAACGTCCTCGCCATGCGCGCGCAGTACTCCAGCGTGTACGGTTATGGCGGCCAGGTCGCTCCTCCGTTTGCCCGCATCTATGGTGGTGGCGAAAACGACGTCCGCGGCTTCGATATCCGTTCGTCGTCACCTTACACCTTCGTTCCGGTCCGCCAGCTCTATAACCTGACGAACCCCGACGGTTCGCTGGTGCCGCGCGATCCCACGAACCCCTCGCTGGGGAATGTGCAGATCCCGCTGCCGCTCTTCAACCTGTCGTCGGTGGGTGCTGATACCAGCTTCACCGGTAACGTGGAGTACCGCATTCCGATCATGAATCAGGTCACCTTCGCCCTGTTCACGGACTTCGGTATGGCCTTCGATACGTCCAACGCCCAGCTTCGTCAAAGCGTTCTCGGTCTGTCGCAGCTGAACGCTCCGCTCTACGGTTGCCCGCAGGTCGTCAACGGCAACTGCTTCGGCGGCAAGCAGGTGAACTTCCCGCTCGAGCTGCCGGTGGTGCCGGGTACGAACTTCGTTCCGCGTATGTCGAACGGTGCGGAAATTCAGTTCGTGCTGCCGGTCGTCAACGCTCCGCTGCGTATCTACTACGCGTACAACCCGCTCCGTCTCTACAAGGACGTGGCTCCGCAACTGCCGGTTTCCACCTCGGAGTTCCGCAGCTTCTTCCCGTCGAACGGTGCAGGCAACTACACCTACGCGGAGGCGGTACGACTCTACGGCGGACAGAACACCTACCAGTTCCGCGAACCGCGTAAGACCTTCCGCCTGACGGTATCCACCACCTTCTAGTCGGAGTCCAAGCATGAGAAAGCCCGCCAATCGGCGGGCTTTCTTGCGTTATAGGAGGGACGCTAGTTGCGCGGATCGTTATCCTTGAACGGCTCATACGACTTGTGCTTCAAGTGCGCCACCATCAGGATGTCCGGACGGAACTCGTTGAAGATGTTGGTCAGCATCGCGCCACCCAGCGAGGAGCCGAAGCTCGACGCGAAGTTGTCCCAGCCGCGGTTTACCGACGGATAGTAAATCTGTGTCATCGCCGCCGTGCCCAAATAGCCTGCGAGCTCGGCCGTGTTGACGGTCGTGCTCGTCGTGTCGCGTCGCGCTATCAGCACGCGGCTGGCCGCATACAGCGTGCGCTGCACCACGTTGTAGCGCGGTCCCTTCACGTAGTAGCGAAGGTCCTGGTGCAGCAACGGAGCGAAGACCATATCCGTCAGCACGCCCTGCGAGGTGGAGCGCAGCGCGGCGGCGCCCAGGCGCTCGCCGTAGGCACCCTTGTCCGTGCCGTAGTTCGGCGAGCTGTTGATCAGGTGACTCCAGCCGGAAGAGATGAACCAGCCGGCGATGGTGCCCGGTGAGTAAAGATCGCGCGCACCGGTGATTACCTTCTCATGCACCGTCTGCGGGTGCGTCACATAGCCGGCGGGG
The nucleotide sequence above comes from Granulicella cerasi. Encoded proteins:
- the xrtJ gene encoding exosortase J encodes the protein MAGLFTIYPTARQLLLLWGNDDLKSMGAVVPLISMALILRVWRRLGWETEGSWWGFAMLAVTVALVYIQSQTLFVVMVNKHWLVQLPPFPVVAIAYTASMVLLFGGWRLLREAWFPVLFMGAVIPIPQSFTNLVDLPLQHASATVARGFAHLLGEQLTQDRLRLMFTPEYGMFIAPGCNGIRGAITLGMAALVVGYLYRFRWWVFAPVVAGAVLLGYLFNFLRLCLLVVYYKLTLQLPWFQVRAKQGDYVIGGVLFVCALLIFFALANKLRRDPADTLPPIADQPVRRPTHARAYLARVAVVLVLAAIFAGDTVHVIRAEKLNTMQVDAAPLPDQLGNWHKVRQWDDRLVTGWIVYTWAEYQSPDLAQKVALGVSPRLSQHDAEICHLARGEDPTWHGHRDIPTPQGVVAVSEAMYNNGALQWLEAASVCQNGRCEQYSGENQHVTMVVAPPEGRLPMQSSRGPVPVLLRVETTDSMTPVEQMRPRLDAALTAFLGQAKLGDTAMPYGHRQ
- the bamA gene encoding outer membrane protein assembly factor BamA encodes the protein MVIFSGKPVSASAPNRTSEAVRTRSSRILSTLLAPCLAFAVMANAPAASEAQVRATPQFTAASAPQILCPTQVVGNRRIPRESVLARLFSRPGDQYDPAMVERDFNSLWNTGYFEDVRIERVDDPNCVQMIVYVREKPTIREINYKGLNAVSVSDVLERFKKAKVGLSVESQYDPTRVKRAEVVLKELLGEHGHQFAIIRTEIKTIPPAAVALTFNVKEGPTVKVGKIQFTGNDHVPARDLRASMRNLKPIGVPHSIFLEDILPRTYDASKLDEDAERVRQAYRDRGYAKATYGEPETNVRNAGGINPLTLRPSTGKRVDILIPIEEGERYRLGGITFTGNKTLNNAKALRSQFAIKDGDWFNATAFGKGLQALQKAYGSYGFINFVGTPTPRFDEAKHLVYLDIDIDEGKQFYISRIEFSGNTLTRDRVIRRELMVEEGQKYSSQLVEYSLQRLNQLSYFENLKVDEDVETRQNADAGTVDLLIKLKEKGKNSIGLNGGLSGQSGSFIGLNYETNNFLGFGETLSVNANIGDMSRNLSFGFTEPYLRNKPVSLGVQVFTTKLDYNPAKSYAIANGQSANLTNQQNSLLTNYNQSSTGFTISTSSALRRFLRLSGVSRLGLSYSLSRSGVTAFNDNTRNVFSTLAFRSGVAGQNSLDGIVSSIISPSFSFSTLDRGVGPHSGRDFNMVIQFAGLGGNTKYVAPTISFRQFYPMKGLRINKEGHNVLAMRAQYSSVYGYGGQVAPPFARIYGGGENDVRGFDIRSSSPYTFVPVRQLYNLTNPDGSLVPRDPTNPSLGNVQIPLPLFNLSSVGADTSFTGNVEYRIPIMNQVTFALFTDFGMAFDTSNAQLRQSVLGLSQLNAPLYGCPQVVNGNCFGGKQVNFPLELPVVPGTNFVPRMSNGAEIQFVLPVVNAPLRIYYAYNPLRLYKDVAPQLPVSTSEFRSFFPSNGAGNYTYAEAVRLYGGQNTYQFREPRKTFRLTVSTTF